Proteins from a single region of Candidatus Dependentiae bacterium:
- a CDS encoding prepilin-type N-terminal cleavage/methylation domain-containing protein → MKQGFTLIELMIVVAIVSFLSAVAIPQCFKYQARAKQAEAAVFLASLHTAELSYYAQHTEYTNNLAGEHGLGWKPEGYLGGGKQEKFYYTYGFNSSDSAEGINYFTGKCGTTKNDLGQTRADKSGFIIRAAADLLGNGKLDIWQIDQNRTISHIQNGLD, encoded by the coding sequence ATGAAGCAAGGTTTTACACTGATTGAATTAATGATTGTTGTTGCAATTGTTTCGTTTTTATCAGCTGTTGCTATTCCACAATGTTTTAAATATCAAGCACGAGCAAAGCAAGCTGAGGCAGCGGTCTTTTTGGCATCATTGCATACAGCAGAATTATCGTACTACGCACAACATACCGAATATACAAATAATCTTGCCGGCGAGCACGGCTTAGGCTGGAAACCAGAGGGGTACCTGGGTGGTGGCAAACAAGAAAAATTTTATTATACCTACGGTTTTAATAGCTCAGATAGCGCAGAAGGCATTAATTACTTCACCGGTAAATGCGGTACTACAAAAAATGATTTAGGTCAGACTCGTGCTGATAAGAGCGGTTTTATCATTAGAGCTGCTGCTGACTTACTGGGAAATGGCAAACTTGATATCTGGCAAATTGATCAGAATCGAACTATTTCTCACATACAAAATGGACTCGACTAA
- a CDS encoding collagen-like protein, whose protein sequence is MADAIDNHAQTRGLIGPRGPKGPKGEKGATGATGATGPSGATGFIGPVGDAGPTGATGVTGATGATGATGATGDTGATGATGATGIGVTGATGPSGAPTGATGATGATGATGATGDTGLAGATGATGDTGSTGATGATGVTGATGATGSTGATGAAGATGSTGATGVTGATGVTGATGATGAQGGVLGYIFSGNTVARTITDNGKVNFNIEGTSAGILRSGTDTLQVPSDGTYLIEFHARGKPASGDAFKFELRDNGTTITGSQFAADIQGLVGNLTSQVVDGFVIATLSGGHSITLVNVSGVSVALTVDGALNAAIKIIQLA, encoded by the coding sequence ATTGCAGATGCTATTGACAATCATGCTCAAACCCGAGGGCTTATTGGTCCTCGAGGTCCTAAGGGTCCTAAGGGAGAAAAGGGAGCTACTGGAGCTACTGGTGCCACAGGGCCTTCAGGTGCAACTGGATTTATCGGTCCTGTAGGAGATGCTGGTCCAACAGGGGCTACTGGAGTAACAGGGGCTACGGGAGCAACAGGTGCAACAGGGGCAACTGGAGATACAGGAGCAACTGGTGCAACCGGTGCGACAGGCATTGGAGTAACAGGAGCAACAGGTCCTTCAGGTGCGCCAACTGGAGCAACAGGTGCTACGGGAGCAACAGGAGCAACAGGGGCAACAGGAGATACAGGTTTAGCAGGTGCTACAGGAGCAACCGGAGATACAGGTTCAACAGGTGCAACTGGAGCTACTGGTGTAACGGGGGCTACTGGAGCAACAGGTTCAACAGGCGCAACGGGAGCAGCAGGAGCAACGGGTTCAACAGGAGCAACCGGAGTAACTGGTGCGACAGGTGTGACGGGAGCAACAGGTGCAACAGGAGCTCAAGGCGGCGTTCTTGGATATATTTTCTCTGGAAATACTGTCGCTCGCACTATTACTGATAATGGAAAAGTTAATTTTAATATTGAAGGTACTTCAGCCGGTATACTAAGATCAGGAACTGATACTCTTCAAGTTCCATCTGATGGTACTTATTTAATTGAATTCCATGCACGTGGTAAACCTGCTTCAGGTGATGCTTTTAAATTTGAATTGAGAGACAATGGAACGACGATAACAGGATCTCAATTTGCAGCGGATATTCAAGGTCTTGTTGGTAATTTAACATCACAAGTTGTTGATGGTTTTGTTATTGCAACACTTTCAGGCGGTCACTCAATTACTCTTGTTAACGTATCAGGAGTATCGGTTGCATTGACGGTAGATGGTGCGCTTAATGCAGCAATCAAGATTATTCAATTAGCATAA
- a CDS encoding prepilin peptidase, with protein MRPLLILNEIIIVLFGLVWGSFLNVVAYRVLYDQPFLTSRSYCPACRCGIAWYDNIPLFSWILLRGKCRLCRATISWLYPFIELLTAFIAWSLFFRLPVEELGIFEFDFFNQPFIDVISQLSSQVIGYQLAYGLFFSALIIAVRTDFEAMVIPQLFSIYLVPVGFVCAIFGLLPISAGASLIGAFFGYGILWAVAKIFTYATGKDGIGVGDMELLAFIGSFSGPSGVWISLMLASIMGTLCGGIYLAVTGQGKTTKIPFGPFLVLGAVGYILFASTFLNVLLI; from the coding sequence ATGAGGCCTTTGTTGATCCTTAATGAAATTATTATTGTTTTATTTGGATTAGTATGGGGTTCATTTTTAAATGTTGTTGCTTATCGAGTTTTATATGATCAACCATTTTTAACTTCGCGTTCATACTGCCCTGCTTGCAGATGTGGTATTGCTTGGTATGATAATATTCCACTTTTTTCATGGATATTATTGCGAGGTAAATGCCGTTTATGTCGGGCCACCATTTCTTGGCTTTATCCCTTCATCGAACTACTGACGGCATTCATAGCGTGGTCTCTTTTTTTTAGGCTACCCGTTGAGGAGTTGGGTATTTTTGAATTTGATTTTTTTAATCAACCGTTTATTGATGTTATTTCGCAGCTTTCTTCTCAAGTTATAGGTTATCAATTAGCCTATGGATTATTTTTTTCAGCCCTTATTATTGCCGTTCGTACTGACTTTGAGGCAATGGTAATTCCGCAACTTTTCTCTATTTACTTAGTTCCTGTTGGCTTTGTCTGTGCAATATTTGGATTACTGCCAATTTCCGCCGGAGCCAGCTTGATAGGTGCTTTTTTTGGATATGGAATTTTATGGGCTGTTGCCAAAATTTTTACCTACGCAACGGGTAAAGATGGAATCGGAGTTGGAGACATGGAGCTTCTTGCGTTCATTGGCTCATTCTCAGGCCCCTCGGGGGTATGGATTTCCTTGATGCTTGCATCAATTATGGGTACACTTTGTGGCGGTATCTATTTAGCAGTGACCGGTCAAGGAAAAACAACCAAAATTCCGTTTGGACCATTTCTTGTACTTGGTGCTGTTGGATATATTCTGTTCGCTTCTACGTTTCTTAATGTTTTGCTTATTTAA
- a CDS encoding MerR family transcriptional regulator, which produces MQIQKTQMAKRQFRIGDLAKELKVKKFVIRFWEKEFDLKSGRSQGGQRFYTNDDLAIFLTIKDLLYNQGFTIAGAKKQLPEVLAGAKLAPNDSFQDLDELPQEFSSHAVQTDDDQEARDCELEDEQDGEPDQEFVLHAQSEPQVVCEEQIISKEIVQETATVQAAQEICFPARALPDDSFYDGLAALKEQLLRLHELLD; this is translated from the coding sequence ATGCAAATCCAGAAAACCCAGATGGCCAAGCGACAATTTAGAATTGGGGATTTGGCCAAAGAGTTAAAAGTTAAAAAGTTTGTTATTCGCTTTTGGGAAAAAGAATTTGATCTTAAATCGGGTCGTTCTCAAGGTGGACAGCGTTTTTATACCAATGATGACCTGGCTATATTTCTTACGATTAAAGATCTTTTGTACAACCAGGGCTTTACCATTGCCGGTGCCAAAAAACAGCTCCCTGAAGTTCTTGCTGGTGCAAAATTAGCACCGAATGATTCATTTCAAGATCTTGATGAGTTACCACAAGAATTTTCATCTCACGCTGTGCAAACTGATGACGATCAAGAAGCTCGCGATTGTGAACTTGAAGATGAGCAAGACGGTGAACCTGATCAAGAATTCGTACTTCATGCACAATCTGAGCCTCAAGTCGTCTGTGAAGAACAGATAATCTCAAAAGAAATAGTTCAAGAAACAGCAACTGTTCAAGCGGCCCAAGAAATTTGTTTTCCTGCACGAGCGTTGCCGGATGATTCATTTTATGATGGATTAGCGGCGCTTAAAGAGCAGCTTTTGCGGTTGCATGAACTCCTGGATTAA
- the mgtE gene encoding magnesium transporter — protein sequence MLQIKKILFQVENNIAAIIQEDTALGKDLWRILLDQHHADIAMLMIKLDFKYQVALFKKLPREISVKVFRKIPEPLQAELLSEVEIDHVAAFLKSMPIDELTDLFDHLSDEDLEKYLKLLQGKQRSQIISLLTFNPRSAGGRMNSDVITLQKDFTVKRSVDLLQRISAHKMLTERIFVTNRDNVLVGFVTLDMLVLNKPETPLAHILKENEFIVYVSEDQEDVANQMHHYGVMVAPVADQQLHFLGVITADDMFEIIKQEGSDDVYKMSGLVPVEHSYFATSLWKLVWQRGIWLVGLLLFQSFSSAILASYDSLLSNFTIISIFLTMLIGTGGNAGNQSATLVIRGLTTKEMSRHNAWRVLWRELMVGFLIATTLFAVGFSRVYFSYYDAVSAVAISLSLFLIVIVSIVSGSLIPLLLDRLNIDPAHSAAPFLATLMDILGVMIYCFVCSKIFGW from the coding sequence ATGCTTCAAATAAAGAAAATTCTCTTTCAAGTTGAGAATAATATTGCTGCTATTATTCAAGAAGATACTGCCCTGGGCAAAGATTTGTGGCGAATTTTGCTTGATCAGCATCATGCTGACATAGCTATGCTTATGATTAAGCTTGATTTCAAGTATCAAGTTGCCTTGTTTAAAAAGCTTCCGCGAGAGATTTCGGTTAAGGTTTTTCGTAAAATTCCCGAGCCACTCCAGGCTGAGTTGTTGAGCGAGGTTGAAATTGATCATGTAGCCGCTTTTCTTAAGTCTATGCCAATTGATGAATTGACTGATCTATTTGACCATCTTTCCGATGAAGATTTAGAAAAATATCTCAAGCTTTTGCAAGGAAAACAGCGTAGTCAAATTATTTCACTGCTTACGTTCAACCCTCGTTCTGCGGGTGGACGTATGAATAGCGATGTTATTACGCTTCAAAAAGATTTTACGGTCAAGAGAAGCGTTGACCTTCTACAAAGAATTAGCGCGCATAAAATGCTTACTGAGCGTATATTTGTTACCAATAGAGATAATGTTCTTGTTGGCTTTGTTACGCTTGATATGTTGGTTCTTAATAAGCCAGAGACACCATTGGCTCATATTTTAAAAGAAAATGAATTTATTGTTTATGTGAGTGAAGATCAGGAAGATGTGGCAAACCAAATGCATCACTATGGCGTAATGGTTGCTCCGGTTGCCGATCAACAACTCCATTTTTTAGGTGTTATTACTGCAGATGATATGTTTGAGATTATTAAACAAGAAGGTAGTGATGACGTTTATAAAATGTCTGGACTGGTGCCGGTTGAACATAGTTATTTTGCAACATCGCTTTGGAAGCTTGTTTGGCAACGAGGTATTTGGCTTGTTGGCTTACTTTTATTTCAAAGCTTTTCAAGTGCAATTCTTGCAAGTTACGATTCATTGTTGAGTAATTTTACAATTATTTCAATCTTCCTGACCATGCTTATTGGGACTGGTGGAAATGCAGGCAACCAGTCGGCAACGCTTGTTATTCGTGGTCTAACAACCAAAGAAATGTCACGACACAATGCCTGGCGCGTTTTGTGGCGTGAGCTTATGGTCGGATTTTTAATAGCGACAACGCTTTTTGCTGTTGGCTTTTCACGTGTTTATTTTTCCTATTACGATGCGGTGAGTGCTGTGGCAATAAGCTTATCGTTGTTTCTTATCGTTATTGTTTCGATTGTTTCAGGCTCTCTAATCCCCTTGCTTCTTGACCGCTTAAATATCGATCCAGCACACTCTGCAGCACCATTTTTAGCAACACTCATGGATATCTTGGGGGTGATGATATACTGTTTTGTGTGCAGTAAAATATTCGGTTGGTAA
- a CDS encoding carbonic anhydrase: MRSRGDIPQEYQNTPIGLLLEYHNLNREFDSYDSAQLLVGMCMDNRKHLHIPENFSFIIRAGGANLRPSEFKISYVIAVAGIRYIALIGHDQCSMVNVMARKERFIQGLIDGAGWDREEAKRYFLKFAPMFEIGNEVDFVQSEAKRLRLKYPKIVIAPLIYRVQENRLYLIEEIE; encoded by the coding sequence ATTCGTTCTCGGGGTGATATTCCACAAGAATACCAAAACACACCCATCGGCCTCTTACTCGAATATCACAACTTAAATCGTGAATTTGACAGTTACGATAGCGCTCAATTGCTTGTTGGCATGTGCATGGATAACCGCAAACATTTACATATCCCTGAAAATTTTTCATTTATTATTCGCGCTGGCGGTGCCAACTTACGGCCCAGTGAATTTAAAATCTCTTATGTGATTGCAGTAGCTGGCATACGCTATATCGCTCTCATTGGCCACGACCAATGCTCCATGGTTAATGTTATGGCGCGTAAAGAAAGATTCATTCAAGGTCTTATTGATGGCGCTGGATGGGATCGAGAAGAAGCCAAAAGGTATTTCTTGAAATTTGCTCCAATGTTTGAAATTGGCAATGAGGTTGATTTTGTCCAGAGTGAAGCAAAGCGCTTACGACTGAAATATCCAAAGATTGTTATCGCTCCACTCATCTATCGCGTTCAAGAAAATCGATTGTATCTGATCGAAGAAATTGAATAA
- a CDS encoding EamA family transporter: protein MILILLLHIIYGATFTISKILISYATPILVIGIRMTLAGFLLLGFSFFLDKNRIKYNFYTISNICALAFFGIFLPYALRYWSLKYLTVLKTSLIYNLSPFISFIFAYLFLNERISWKKIAGMTLGFLGVIPIIMAQSSAEESIKSFLFVSWAEIAMLVSVSSFCLGWVILKKFISKESISSFALNGRTMIIGGILSLITSCLFEQNLTIKDPVNFSFWLILIILMTNVTCFYLYSYLLKKYSATLISLGGLLAPLSAGFTSWILLGEKITIDSLASGIFIVIGFLIFYLDEIKSLQSPEN from the coding sequence ATGATTTTAATCCTTTTATTGCATATTATTTATGGAGCAACCTTTACAATCAGTAAAATACTCATCTCTTACGCTACTCCAATTTTGGTTATTGGCATTCGAATGACACTTGCAGGATTTTTATTGTTAGGATTTTCATTTTTTCTGGATAAAAATCGGATAAAATACAACTTTTACACAATTTCTAACATATGTGCGCTGGCATTTTTTGGCATATTTTTACCCTATGCACTCAGATATTGGTCTTTAAAATATCTGACCGTGCTGAAAACCTCATTGATTTACAACCTGAGTCCTTTTATTTCATTTATTTTTGCGTACTTATTTTTGAATGAAAGGATTTCCTGGAAAAAAATTGCTGGAATGACGCTTGGATTTCTAGGCGTTATCCCAATTATTATGGCTCAAAGCAGCGCCGAAGAATCGATTAAATCTTTTCTTTTTGTCTCATGGGCAGAAATAGCAATGCTTGTATCAGTCAGTAGTTTTTGTCTTGGATGGGTAATCTTAAAAAAATTTATTTCAAAGGAATCTATCTCATCATTTGCTCTTAACGGCAGAACAATGATTATTGGGGGCATTCTCTCTCTAATTACTTCATGCTTATTTGAACAAAACTTAACAATAAAAGATCCAGTAAATTTTTCCTTCTGGCTCATTTTAATTATACTTATGACAAACGTTACATGCTTTTATCTGTATTCATATCTTCTGAAAAAATACTCTGCAACGCTCATATCATTAGGAGGCCTTCTTGCACCACTATCAGCAGGATTCACAAGCTGGATCTTACTTGGTGAAAAAATTACCATCGATAGCCTAGCGAGTGGCATATTCATTGTGATTGGTTTTTTAATTTTTTACTTAGATGAAATAAAATCTCTTCAGAGCCCTGAAAACTAA
- a CDS encoding glycosyltransferase family 2 protein produces MMRRKSFIALGLGLFLGIGALGALDEHKKNPVETITIAILAKDKAHTLPLYLQCIEQQTWPANKTNLYIRTNNNNDTTAQILEAWVAKVRSRYATIYFDKTDVVQPVQKYGQHEWNEERFKILGKIRQDSVDWAQRMRSHYFVVDCDNFIKPHTLEKIAQTNLPIVAPLMKCFQTLDVQNSVYSNYHAAITADGYYEECSDYYLLWDQKIKGLIDVPVVHCAYFVRYDVLDKISYDDGSFRYEYVIFSDVARKKKVAQYLDNREVYGYITFAENESALRTEPWLQEFGAQTNQTMV; encoded by the coding sequence ATGATGAGACGAAAGAGTTTTATTGCTTTAGGGCTAGGTCTTTTTTTGGGAATAGGTGCGCTTGGTGCGCTGGATGAACATAAAAAAAATCCTGTTGAAACCATAACCATTGCAATTCTTGCTAAAGACAAAGCGCACACCTTGCCGCTTTATTTGCAGTGCATTGAGCAACAAACATGGCCTGCAAATAAAACAAACCTTTATATTCGTACCAATAATAATAACGATACAACTGCTCAAATATTAGAAGCTTGGGTTGCAAAAGTGCGTTCTCGTTATGCAACAATTTATTTTGATAAAACTGATGTGGTACAGCCTGTCCAGAAATATGGGCAACATGAGTGGAATGAAGAGCGGTTTAAAATTCTTGGCAAAATTAGACAAGATTCTGTTGATTGGGCACAGAGGATGAGATCTCATTATTTTGTTGTCGATTGCGATAACTTTATTAAGCCTCATACCCTTGAAAAAATTGCTCAAACTAATTTGCCGATTGTTGCTCCACTTATGAAATGCTTTCAGACATTGGATGTTCAAAATTCAGTCTATTCAAATTATCATGCTGCAATTACAGCCGATGGATACTATGAAGAATGCTCTGATTATTATTTATTGTGGGATCAAAAAATTAAAGGTTTAATTGACGTACCAGTTGTTCATTGTGCTTATTTTGTTCGTTACGATGTGCTTGATAAAATTTCTTATGATGATGGAAGTTTTCGTTATGAGTACGTTATTTTTAGTGATGTTGCGCGCAAGAAAAAAGTTGCACAATACCTCGATAACCGTGAAGTCTATGGATACATAACATTTGCAGAAAATGAATCTGCGTTGAGAACTGAGCCTTGGTTGCAAGAGTTTGGTGCACAGACAAATCAAACAATGGTTTGA
- a CDS encoding carbon-nitrogen hydrolase family protein: MPHFTIALLQLMPAKTFAENLNKGLRACEQAKARGADLALFPEMWNIGYDFDHMDLEHAITLEDNFIQAFCTQARKLEIAIAITFLGKGTSKPTNNIALINAQGEILFNYAKVHICSFDPDGSERNLEAGNSFKTAELHYEGKMVKVGAMICFDREFPESARTLMLQGAEIIITPNACFMYYDSLLDDVRIGQFRARAFENMVGVALTNYPSPKNDGHSCAFDVDGKRLIIAGEHEDILLATFDLEKIRIWQHNEVWGSKFRRPECYKV, translated from the coding sequence ATGCCTCACTTTACCATTGCACTGCTTCAACTCATGCCCGCAAAAACTTTTGCTGAAAATCTAAACAAAGGGCTTCGCGCATGCGAACAAGCAAAAGCCCGTGGTGCTGACTTGGCGTTATTTCCAGAAATGTGGAATATCGGATACGATTTTGATCATATGGATTTAGAACATGCAATTACTCTTGAAGACAATTTTATTCAAGCATTTTGCACACAAGCCCGCAAGCTTGAAATAGCTATTGCAATAACATTCTTAGGTAAGGGTACATCAAAGCCTACTAACAATATAGCACTCATCAACGCGCAAGGGGAAATTCTTTTTAATTACGCAAAAGTACACATCTGCTCATTTGACCCTGATGGTTCTGAGCGCAACTTAGAAGCAGGCAATTCATTTAAAACAGCTGAACTGCATTATGAAGGAAAAATGGTCAAAGTTGGAGCTATGATCTGCTTTGATCGTGAATTTCCTGAAAGTGCTCGTACACTGATGTTGCAAGGCGCAGAAATTATCATCACTCCAAACGCCTGTTTTATGTACTACGACTCATTGCTTGATGATGTACGTATTGGCCAATTCAGGGCTCGTGCATTTGAAAATATGGTGGGAGTCGCGCTCACAAACTATCCCTCTCCAAAGAATGATGGTCATAGCTGCGCATTTGATGTCGATGGCAAGCGGTTGATTATCGCTGGCGAGCACGAAGACATTCTTCTTGCAACCTTTGACTTAGAAAAAATAAGAATTTGGCAACACAATGAGGTCTGGGGCTCAAAATTTCGACGCCCTGAGTGTTATAAAGTTTAA
- a CDS encoding RluA family pseudouridine synthase — MNQKEIITLCVQAAQITGEVRLDKFLHEQFPAYSRSYFQQLIYDEAVCLNGKIITKPSASLKIGDIITFTFPVPPSYKAIPRKIDFQVIDEQPDFLIINKPPGLVVHAPSAGSIEPTLVDGLLHLFTELIDFNDMQRPGIVHRLDKDTSGLMIIARTIPAQYELAKLFKDRSIEKTYLAATQGEPKSEGVINVPIGRHPNQRHKMAPYGIASREATTFYTVLKHYDEASLIAARIITGRTHQIRVHCASIGHKILGDQTYGVKSPLINRQALHSWKLAFSYKGKHYRYVCPVPEDFKQLLHKLNNL, encoded by the coding sequence ATGAATCAAAAAGAAATCATTACCCTATGCGTCCAAGCGGCGCAAATAACTGGAGAAGTGAGGCTTGATAAGTTCTTACACGAGCAATTTCCTGCATATTCACGGTCATACTTTCAGCAGCTTATCTATGATGAAGCTGTTTGCCTTAATGGAAAAATCATAACTAAACCAAGTGCATCACTAAAAATTGGCGATATCATCACCTTTACCTTTCCCGTGCCTCCTAGCTATAAGGCTATACCTCGAAAAATAGACTTTCAGGTTATTGATGAACAACCTGACTTTTTAATTATTAATAAACCGCCTGGCTTAGTTGTTCATGCTCCAAGCGCAGGATCGATTGAACCAACCCTTGTTGATGGCCTATTACACCTGTTTACAGAACTCATCGACTTTAATGATATGCAACGCCCAGGCATCGTCCATCGCCTTGATAAAGATACGTCAGGACTCATGATTATAGCCCGCACCATCCCTGCTCAGTATGAGCTTGCAAAACTATTTAAAGATCGATCAATTGAAAAAACCTACCTTGCTGCTACTCAGGGAGAACCTAAATCTGAAGGTGTAATCAATGTACCTATTGGCAGACACCCAAATCAGCGTCACAAAATGGCTCCATACGGCATTGCTAGCCGAGAAGCAACCACTTTTTATACCGTTTTAAAGCATTACGATGAAGCTTCACTTATTGCCGCACGAATCATTACGGGAAGAACCCATCAAATCCGTGTTCACTGTGCATCAATTGGCCACAAAATTCTGGGCGATCAAACGTATGGAGTAAAATCCCCACTTATTAACCGACAGGCATTACATTCATGGAAACTAGCATTTAGCTATAAAGGCAAGCATTATCGCTATGTATGCCCCGTTCCAGAAGACTTTAAACAGCTCTTACACAAATTAAATAATTTATAA
- a CDS encoding KpsF/GutQ family sugar-phosphate isomerase: MQGSCKQQITPASEQLVLHNAIQQDIVDVLIKEAQAISFAAQKLPETAVQLVLKILNTVGRVVFSGTGKSGLVARKLAATYSSVGIPSFFLHPGDALHGDLGMVRSEDLFIALSKSATGSELEQIFSILKGQGNKTSLICCGDGNLTQLAGLVIKLPFQGEACFMNLAPTSSSTLMIAFGDAIALAVSKKKGFGHNDFARSHPSGALGKRLTLTVRALMHSTQTLPLLPVDLPFKEVLAEISLRKLGVGLVLDQLGHLSGIITDGDLRRACEQGPVVFDRCAGQIMSTVPKTIEVANLAYDALLIMEKFNITSLVVVDAQKPVGVVHIHDLVKAGLRS, translated from the coding sequence ATGCAGGGTAGCTGCAAGCAACAGATCACCCCAGCATCTGAGCAGCTTGTATTGCACAATGCAATACAGCAGGACATTGTTGATGTCTTGATAAAAGAGGCTCAGGCAATATCTTTTGCTGCTCAAAAACTTCCAGAAACAGCTGTTCAGCTGGTTTTAAAAATTTTAAATACTGTTGGCCGTGTCGTATTTTCAGGCACAGGCAAATCCGGTTTAGTTGCACGCAAGCTTGCGGCAACCTATTCAAGCGTTGGCATTCCATCATTTTTTCTTCATCCGGGCGATGCATTGCATGGTGATTTGGGGATGGTCAGATCGGAAGATCTTTTTATAGCGCTTTCAAAGAGTGCTACCGGTTCTGAATTGGAGCAAATTTTCTCCATTTTAAAAGGGCAAGGCAATAAGACAAGTTTAATTTGTTGTGGTGATGGCAACCTCACTCAGCTTGCCGGTTTAGTGATAAAGCTTCCATTTCAAGGAGAAGCTTGCTTTATGAATCTTGCTCCAACAAGCAGTTCAACTTTGATGATTGCATTTGGTGATGCGATTGCATTGGCGGTGAGTAAGAAAAAAGGTTTTGGGCATAATGACTTTGCTCGATCGCATCCAAGTGGCGCTTTGGGTAAACGACTTACGTTGACGGTTCGTGCATTGATGCATTCGACACAAACGCTTCCATTGTTGCCTGTCGATTTGCCCTTTAAAGAAGTGTTAGCTGAAATATCTTTACGCAAACTAGGTGTTGGCTTAGTACTTGATCAGCTCGGTCATTTGAGTGGCATCATAACTGATGGTGACTTGCGTCGCGCTTGTGAGCAGGGACCTGTGGTGTTTGACCGTTGCGCTGGTCAGATTATGTCTACAGTGCCAAAGACTATTGAAGTTGCTAACCTTGCTTACGATGCGCTTTTGATTATGGAAAAATTTAACATTACCTCTCTTGTTGTAGTGGATGCCCAAAAACCAGTAGGTGTTGTGCATATTCATGATTTAGTTAAAGCAGGTTTGCGCTCATGA